A portion of the Deltaproteobacteria bacterium genome contains these proteins:
- a CDS encoding electron transfer flavoprotein subunit beta/FixA family protein: MNEHPALPVRMKGVRGEGATKWRVKVRLCWTAKQIRRICGVNGPPDIMKIGVLLKQTPDTETKIKIKSDATGIDESDIKWVINPFDEYAVEEALRLKEASGGGEVVIVTAGVKRSVDSMRQALAMGADRGIRIDTEGVSVDNYTTALMLSKVVSQENFEVVFAGKQAVDDDGVHVAHGVSAELDWPCVWPIEHIELGADKKLVKVTRPVGGGVKEILEMQLPGIICCDKGENAPRYASLPGIMKAKSKPIAELKAADLLGGATPLVQFTHFALPPERKAGKILKGEPEQVCAELVKLLHEEAKVI; this comes from the coding sequence GTGAATGAGCATCCGGCTTTGCCGGTGCGAATGAAAGGGGTGCGGGGGGAAGGAGCCACGAAGTGGCGAGTCAAGGTCCGGCTTTGCTGGACCGCAAAGCAAATTCGAAGAATTTGCGGAGTCAATGGCCCCCCCGATATTATGAAAATCGGTGTTCTTCTTAAACAGACTCCTGACACGGAGACTAAAATCAAAATCAAGTCCGATGCCACAGGCATCGATGAATCTGACATCAAATGGGTCATCAATCCTTTTGATGAATACGCCGTGGAAGAAGCCCTTCGTTTGAAAGAGGCGTCCGGCGGCGGAGAAGTGGTGATTGTAACGGCCGGCGTGAAACGATCTGTCGATTCCATGCGTCAGGCGCTTGCGATGGGGGCCGACCGCGGTATTCGCATCGACACGGAAGGCGTTTCCGTGGATAACTACACTACCGCGTTGATGCTTTCCAAAGTCGTGTCTCAGGAAAATTTTGAAGTTGTTTTTGCCGGCAAACAAGCGGTGGACGATGATGGAGTGCACGTAGCACACGGAGTTTCTGCGGAATTGGATTGGCCTTGTGTGTGGCCCATCGAACATATTGAACTGGGCGCTGACAAAAAATTGGTTAAAGTTACAAGACCGGTTGGTGGTGGCGTCAAAGAAATTTTGGAAATGCAACTGCCGGGAATTATTTGCTGTGACAAAGGAGAGAATGCCCCGCGCTACGCTTCTCTTCCCGGTATCATGAAAGCAAAATCAAAACCAATTGCGGAACTTAAGGCCGCTGATCTTTTAGGTGGCGCCACACCCCTCGTGCAATTCACCCATTTTGCCCTTCCTCCGGAAAGAAAAGCCGGAAAAATTTTAAAAGGGGAACCCGAACAGGTTTGTGCGGAGTTGGTGAAACTTTTACATGAAGAAGCAAAAGTAATTTAA
- a CDS encoding electron transfer flavoprotein subunit alpha/FixB family protein, whose translation MPGILILAEKEDGKLKKYSRELASKAVALAKSLNAPVYGVVIGNQASAAAEELGAFGVQEATAIEGPGVQSYTGDGYAKALLPLIQELKPQIILASASGMGKDILPRLAMKLKAGLATDCVELSIENGKLKAKRPIFSGKVFVDVTFLSDVQLATARPNSFAVTVVDAEKKAAVKTIQSASEGARVVVKEVKEAEKGMKDLTEADIVVAGGRALGSSENFKIIRDLADTLGATVGASRAAVDAGYISHDHQVGQTGKTVNPKLYIACGISGAIQHLTGMQSSKVIVAINKDPEAPIFSKADYGIVGDLFVLLPILTTKIKELLGK comes from the coding sequence ATGCCAGGCATTTTAATTTTAGCGGAAAAAGAAGACGGAAAACTCAAAAAGTATTCGCGTGAGTTGGCGAGTAAAGCGGTAGCTCTGGCAAAGAGCCTCAATGCCCCTGTTTACGGGGTGGTGATTGGCAATCAGGCATCTGCCGCCGCAGAAGAATTGGGAGCATTTGGTGTGCAAGAGGCTACCGCAATTGAAGGCCCCGGCGTTCAATCTTATACTGGAGATGGTTATGCAAAAGCCTTACTCCCTCTCATTCAGGAATTAAAACCCCAAATTATTTTGGCTTCAGCTTCGGGAATGGGAAAAGATATTTTACCCCGCCTTGCCATGAAACTCAAAGCGGGTTTGGCCACCGATTGCGTGGAACTCAGCATTGAAAATGGAAAATTAAAAGCAAAGAGGCCCATTTTTTCAGGCAAAGTTTTTGTCGATGTTACTTTTTTAAGTGATGTTCAATTAGCCACCGCTCGTCCCAATTCTTTTGCCGTCACTGTTGTTGATGCGGAAAAAAAAGCGGCTGTCAAAACAATTCAGTCTGCCAGTGAGGGGGCGCGCGTTGTGGTGAAAGAGGTCAAAGAAGCGGAAAAGGGGATGAAAGATTTGACGGAGGCGGACATTGTTGTTGCGGGTGGCAGGGCTTTGGGGAGTAGTGAAAATTTCAAAATTATTCGGGATTTGGCGGACACTTTAGGAGCTACTGTCGGTGCTTCCAGAGCGGCTGTTGATGCTGGTTATATCTCGCACGATCATCAGGTGGGACAAACCGGTAAAACAGTTAATCCCAAACTCTATATCGCCTGTGGTATTTCGGGGGCCATCCAGCATTTGACGGGGATGCAGTCCTCCAAAGTTATTGTCGCCATCAATAAAGACCCCGAAGCCCCCATTTTCAGCAAAGCCGATTACGGAATTGTGGGGGATCTCTTCGTTCTTCTCCCCATTTTGACGACTAAAATTAAAGAACTGCTTGGTAAATAA